A window of Quercus robur chromosome 12, dhQueRobu3.1, whole genome shotgun sequence genomic DNA:
TCTGTTTAGGAGAATCCTGATACTGTGAGATTGATCTAGTATGACAGGAGATGGATGGTTCAATTATCTGGGATGAAACATATTGTGGAATGTATCTTTAATTGGTGTCTTTCAAGGATGACCAACATTTACTTTTCTCTTCCTGTAATCCATAATGTAGGAGTTAAGAGCTATTCTGTAGGGTGACTGATTGACTTCCCTTTtgggaatttaaaaaaaagtgtgcaTGATATGTCTAGAATTAAACATAGCTTACAGTACTTAAGCGAAAAAGTAGTTACATATTAGCTAGGAGGTCATGCTAAACATTAGAGTTTTCTTAATCTTATATTATAGATTTTCCAACGCTCAAAAAAGTGGTGCATCAATTTGTGACATGACAAGAATGTTGCAGAGGTCAGTAACTGCTGCTTCATGCATGATTTGTGCCTTCATTCCTTCAACAAAATCAGGGCTTTTGgccaaaattttacaatttagaTTATGCAATTTTTCGTGAATTAGATCTTCTGTCCCTCACTAATAAATGGGGAGATGAGGCATGGTGATTACAACTAGTAGTTTTGTCAAACAACCCCAGAAATGTCAGATGGTGATTGGTGGCTTACaattcctcctttttctctctctctctctgtcatGTTCTTTAGCAGTGTAAATAGATGACAGAAACTTGTACATGTTGGACCAAAATTTTTACTTCCCATCTGTATCTTGTTTGGCTATATTCCTGCTACAGTACACGTTTCACTTAGCACAGCCTAATGATACAAACAATATAGGCAACAACACAAGTACATTTGGTTGGCGACCTTCTATCCATGCGCACGTGCACAcacatgtttgtttttttttttttcctcttttaaaCTTATCTCCTTCTAGTTAATGCCAATTGTCTGAAAACATCATAATATTTAAATCTCAGGTTTTTTTTCCACATTGGATTGCAATACTTGTTCACAATATGGACTTGCTTCATGCTATACAAGGAATATGATTATGTTGCATCGATGAGGTTGCATTTCTTGGCTTCACAACGCAGGCGTGTGGAGCAGTTCACGGTTAGTTGGAccaataatttctcaaaaataatcTGAGTAgaattttaagcattttttcaGTAAGAGAAAATAGCCATGTGATTGTTTGTCAATTTGCTTGTCGTATATCTGCTAAATAATGTGCAGTTTGATATGCAAGCTGTTTTTCATCATTAATTATCTGGCATGTCTTATTACATATCTTCATTATACATAACAGGCTTATTAATGTGCAGTTTGATATGCAAGCTTTGTGTATGAAATGCTATATAATAAAATCTGTGTGGGAAACATTGCAGCAAGTGGCTCAACGTACTTTTTCTATGTGTTGCACTATaagtaattaaaattattaacaaaatttGGTCTAAGTAAAAGTCTTTTTTCAAAGGTACAAGAAGTTTAAAAATACTACTTTGATCAACATTATTTTACAATGAGTACATTTACAAGGGGGATCCCTTACCTCTACGCCCTTTGATCACAGTCCCCATGGTCACTAATACAACGAACTTGGCGCCTCTGTTACCCTGATCTCCAGTGGTAGTAACTAAAGCAAATTGGTAAgtagaataaataatgaaatcaCTGCTAGAGTCAGATAATGAGACCTAACAAAGATGATTAGAAACCTCACTTAGGGAACAAAACTCTTTTCTTGCCAAGATTTGAGATTTGACAGGAACAAATGATGGAGGAAGGCCAGACACAAACCAAGCAATGTGCATACACTTATCGCTGCATTGCTTTTACATCTGCGAAGATGGGTCGACAGATTGTTTCATGAGTTCCAATCTTGCAATTCCTCCACCGTTTTAGGAATAATACTTTCTTAATAGTAATAGAAAATAGAAGTAACATAAACTTCAACTAATAATTCTCCATTGACTTCTCCCATAACTGTTGAAATTCTAAAATCAGAAGAAAAGAGTCTACCAATCCAAATGCTTTGCAAACGTCGCAAGACAACTGCATAAAAAACTTattactaattttatatatgCTGGTATTTTATAAATGTTGTGTTGTAATACTTATAATTGTAATATACCTATAATGGTAATAGTAGACAACAAGATTTTACATGTTTGAACATGACTAACCCATCAAAATAACGCCGTGCATTGtgtgggttagcgactagttatatatatatatatataaaaacctATTCCACAAAAAAACTACGAATTTGGGCATCTTTTGTTCTCCAATCACTATATTTCTCATTAGTTGGTGCAGGGGGATCTGTCCCCAAAcgaaatactaaattttttcttaCCCAGCAAAAACACTTTTTGCCCATTAAGCATGATTTTTGTTACTCAATTTAATGGAGGTCATCGAAAATTattcaaggagaaaaaaaagggcTAGGATCAAAATCTTTCTTTGGCTCCATGACGTCGGCTAATTAAGAGATGATGTACAATTAACCAATTGTGACAAACTCCATGATCAAAATTGGTTGTATGGGCTCTTGTTATTGGGCTTGAGTTTGTCGGTGGGAGGCAAGGACCACCGCGACGATTGTTGATTGTGGTTGGCAATGATTGAATGAGATTGATTGGTGGTCGGCGGTGGTTGGGTATTATTTATGGGTGGGGTCGGTCATGGTCAATTGTGGTTGCCAATGGTTGATTGTGGAGTCTGGGAAGTCAGTGATGGTTGATTGTATCTTTTAAGTTAAAAAGATATGGCTCTTCACTAAAGATTAAATTAATGagagtagttttggaaacttgtatatttttagttaaaaagaCTATGTATGGTGCAGACACAAGGTACAAGCCCCCAATTATACACATTTATGGgaggaaaagcaaaaagaagacgGCCCAACCTGTGGCCTTATGGACGGAGCCTGTTTGTTACTGGGCTTGAGATTTAGCAAACCCAAGGGTttctttatgcattttattgttAGTTATTTAAGCACTTTTCTGATTATTATAAAACAGTTTtgagaattataaaattattgtgtttctttttacACTGGTGCCGACTCCAGTTTGCTTGGTGCTAACTCCTAGGGTTTAGTCTTGATTCCATTGTTGTTTGATTGTTCTATTGAAATAGTGTGGTTGTCCTACGTcagttttggtatcagagccgacTTCCGGTCCATACAAAACTGACGTAAGACAACCACACTATTTCAATAGAACAATCAAACAATAATGGAGTCAAGACTAaaccctaggagtcagcacctaaggGTTGCTTGGAGTTAGCATCAAGCAAATTGGAGTCAGCATCAAGCAAATTGGAGTCAGCACCAGTgtaaaaagaaacacaataattttataattctcaAAACTATCTTACAGTAATCAGAAAAGTGCTTAAATATCTaacaataaaatgcataaagaaaccctaattattaaattcttgGGCTTGCTTAATCTCAAGTCCAATAACTAAAAGGCTCCATCTATAAGGCCACAGGTTAGGCcgtcttctttttgcttttcctcCCATACATGCATATAATTGGGGGCTTGTACCTTGTGTCCGCACCACTATGCATTGATGCCTAGGAAGCACGAGTGCGGATTTGGGTTCAGGTGCGGGTGCGGTGAGGtgactcagcaatttttgaaaaattagggtGTGGGTGCAGTGGGAtatgtttattaataaattattaaatatatttttatttatattttctatatattggtAAGCATAGTTTTTCATATAATGGTAAACATATACTcatttaagagcaatagtagataataaagtgacaaaatttagggtttgagatgattttagggttttttctttaaactagGATGTCAAAATGATgtgttttgacaaaatttttttatgtttttttttatttttttaaccactTATTTCGGCCCATATCGGACCAATTTGGGCCCTGTTTTGGCCCGTTTCAGACCGTATAGGCCccaataggaaaaaaaaaaaaaaaaaaaagggtcacgGACCTGTGTGCAGCTGCCTCCATGGCCGCACGGTGTGTCCGTGCGTATTGGACTCGGGTGTGCTGACCCAATCGGCATACCTGTGCTTTCCAGATTGATgctcccttaaaaagtttggttttctaaacaagatcaacaaaatgAGACAAAAGGagaattatttatatattacgTATTAAGTACAAAATAACCAAACTATCCTTATAACATATACAATATTACTCACAACAATAAGTATAGGATGGCTTATAAGTGTCTAAACTATTGTACTCCCTTTGGGGTGGGCTTGGGAGTTGGCTTATGGTGCCTGGTTCTGGTTGTTCTTTATCGGGCCTTttacctttcttcttttttttgcatGGTGCACAATCTGATGGAACCCTGATGAAGGATACATGAGTAAAACATTAATGatgttaattttaattataaatattattagagCAATGTGTTCATCAAGTCTAAGAACCCTTTGGACTTGGATTGTATGATGAAATACATTTTGATTTCTTAAATTTGTCTCTATAAGATTTTTAAATTcatggaaaataattttatttttgcatttattttttgcaggtAGTGGTAAGGAATGTGCCATATGTTCCTGGTCACTCGGTATCTGATACTATTGATCACTTCTTTCAAACTAATCATCCAAATGATTATCTCTGTCACCAGGTACTATATTTTCGTAAAAGAATATTAATGGGTAACATTCCATTTCCATTTAATAATTCTAATCCAACTGGGATAATTTATTGGACAGACAATATACTGATGTTTGTGTCCCTACTTTCCTTATAAATCTTTGGTTAGTCTACATTATTTCATGATAGCATGTTTATATTTGTTCAGGCAGTCTACAATGCAAACAAGTATGCTAAACTcgtgagaaaaagagagaggctCCAAAATTGGCTTGACTATAACCAGCTGAAGTTTGAAAGGCACCCAGAAAAGAGGCCAACTAAAAAGGTAGTTTGTTCTTATGAACTGAAATATAGCAAATGTGATTTGTTGAATGTATATCTACACATTTTTACAATTCACCATTTGATTATTGAGGCTTTAAATTTGATGGTTTGATTTTTACGTTTTCAGACAGGATTTTTGGGGCTTTGGGGTGGAAGGGTTGATTCCATTGAGTACTACAAACAACATATTAAGCAGCTTGACAAAACAGTAAGTCATGACCTCTAACTCATCCTTAATCTATTCAAACTTTTGTGTTATTTCATGTTTCAACTCATAAAAAATCTTCCTTAAGATGAGTTTTGACTCAGCATAACTCATTTAGTCTTCTCTATTGCTTTGTGAATTGTTGAATTGCTTTAATCTAATATCTGCATCCTTCTGTGCTAGTTGACACTGGAGCGAGAGAAAATTGTCAAAGACCCAAAAGCTATCCTGCCAGTTGCCTTTGTTTCATTTAATTCCCGTTGGGGGGCTGCTGTTTGTGCACAGACACAGCAAAGCAAAAATCCCACACTTTGGTTGACAAATTGGGCCCCAGAACCTCGTGATGTCTATTGGCGGAACTTGGCCATACCATTTGTTTCTTTAAGTATCCGTAAACTTTTAATATCACTGACAGTGTTTGCTTTGGTGTTCTTCTACATGATTCCCATTGCATTTGTGCAATCCCTTGCAAATCTGGAAGGTCTTGAAAGAGTAGCTCCTTTTCTCAGGCCTGTGATAGAACTGTAAGTAAACTTATCTAAATGTATAGTTTTTGAATAGTATGATTATATAAACTGTGAGCAACCTTATTTGGAATTAGATTTTGTGAATTTTATGATTATGTAAAATATATGAATTGCGTTAGTTTGTTGCTTGATGTCGAAAAACCTCTCATGTTAAAGTTCTTTACTTTAATTACTAGAAACCTGTGGCTGTCTATTTTGATCATTTGGCATTGACAATgttccttttttctttaaaaaagcATATGACTGGTGTCGTTTTGTACTTGGCTCACAAGGTTAGTTTTTGCTAATAGCATCAGAATGCATGGTCATTTTGTGCTAGCTTTGTCTTGTAGTGATTGTCTAATTTAAATTACCATCATCAACACATGTGgtttagagcactagcatcagTTGTGCCGAGCCAAATGTCATTTTACTGCACCAAaacttactttatctattttaatacaccattttacaatacaccttaCATCATatcttctattttaacattcaatacattaaaataatataagcaaacatttttcattcattcatttttctctctctctctctctccttccttCTGAACAGTCTCTTCCTcccccaattcaaatttttCCTCTTCTCAAAACCCAAACACCACCGACCCAGCACCACTGACCCAGTAACCACCACTGACCAGCAACTGCCCACAACCCAGAAAAGCCAGTACCTACCCAGCAACCACCACCGACAACAACTGCCCACAACCGAATTGACCCAGCACCACCGcccacaacccacaacccagCACCACCTCCCTCTCTCCATTCGACCCAACAACCACCATATCCCAAATTTGAAATgcccaaacccaaaaacccattgaaATATTACCCAAACCCACCACCGTGAGAGgcaagatagagagagaatttgGCTGAGAAAGCTAGCTaatagagggagaaagagaaagcaGTGTGTTTTGTTGAGGGATATTGGTTGAGAGGGCAATCCTTCggtcaagagagagagaagaagaagaggaagaggaagaggagagaatgagagagaagagattcagagagatattttttattataggaagagagagaaagttgaataaaataatgccCAAAAATTATAGCACGAGTCCATACCGTGCCATTTGTAGAACATCACTGTAGCACCATGATATTTcttttggcatttggcacatctCATGAAGCAaaaattttggtgtttggtgtgccaaatgctaaaaatttagcatttggcacactTGATGCCAATGCTCTTAGAAGGTATTACTTACTCaaagaaaaagggggaaaaagttGCTTTAGAAGGTATATGAAAGTTACTGATTCACCATGCCTTACACCAATTTGAAAATGTGAATATAAGTTTCTCCTTATGTGTTGTAATGAGAACTGGATATGCCTATCCTGATTTCTAATGATTTTAATAAATCAGAATGGTCAAAATCCTATTATAACATACTAATAATGGGTTATTTCCATGACCATGCATAAATGGTTGATGAACTTTTTCATATCCATTTATTCTTCATGTGGCTTTACCTTATCCACCAATAGGGCTCATTTTTCTCTCTATGCAATGACAATATAATCTTTATATCTGCTATTTGAATCTCTCAATTTATGTTTCTTACAGTGCTTCATTTATGCTACCTTTAAAACTAAATGTACTAtcattttttgttaataatatgaattttcaaattgctACCAAGTTGGGAATTGATTCAATTATAAAcctttaaaatatatacttatGTTTGGAGTTGACTGATTGATCTGCTGGTGCTTTCTCACCATTATTTGTGAGACATAGCATTTTTCTTATATCATGGTCACTGTAGTAGACTACTCTAATCTAGtagttttttattctaaaatttgtttttctcttaCCATCCTTACAACTTTTCTATCAATGTCGTGCAGAAAATTCATTAAGTCATTCCTGCAGGGCTTCCTTCCAGGTCTAGCCCTCAAAATCTTTCTATACATTCTTCCAACAGTTTTGATGATCATGTCAAAAATTGAGGGACATATAGCAATGTCAACACTAGAACGGAGAGCATCAGCAAAGTACTATTATTTTATGTTAGTGAATGTATTCTTGGGAAGTATCGTGACTGGAACAGCATTTGAGCAATTGCATGCTTTCCTTCACCAATCTCCTACACAGTAATATTCCATATCTTATTACTTAAGCTTTTATTATTTACATGTTTGAGTACCATACTTATTATAGGTTGACAGCTAGcataaaatttaatcattttattattatgatgactATTATAATTGTTTACAGTATTGTATACATTTCAATAGCATGTGCATTTTGTGTATTTATCCTGAGAGATGCCATACGGTTGTTCAAATGAGATGATATCTAATTGTCAGTTTATGTTCTGCACTTCAGTTTTCCATAAAATGAGGTATCGTATTCTGGTGAACACAGTTATGGGATTATAAATTTGCTTGGGCTAATTggaattttgttgttatttctGATGCACTATATATTTCCCATTGGtgttccagattttttttttcttaagaaatcAAATTTATTGAATATTATATAGGTTTTGATTAAAAGAATTGTTTATCTTCTTCCGTTCTTTTAAGCTACAAGCCATTTTTATATTGAGGTCTTTCtcatagaaaagaaatgaaaagacaaattttaaatgataataaatttttttttaaagtttttattttgttttgtttttggaaaatgaagGCTTTATAGGAATATCATATCTGTGCATGCATATTTTGAAAAGCAGTGATTTCTCTTTTTGGTAGAAGGTCCACATTATGCTTTGGAAGTAAAAGTTTGTCGCTTATCTCCATAAAGGTCCATTATGATCCATTTAGCCTTTTGATCCTAAACTGAAAAagtaaatcaacaaaataaaaaacaaaactataaCATTGGTTTTGTATATCTGCAATACATTTTTGACAAAAGGGCAAGAGCTACAAATTTGCACCACTATAACTTCATTACTTGTCATGGCAGTCATAAAAATTATCTAGTTGTATCATTGCAATTAGAATCATACCTAAATTATTGCTTGATATCCGCATATAATTTCTTATGCAAATAGTTCCATTATATTCCAATCTTAATAGTCATGCTTCCAATATGTCACCTAATTGTTCTATGGATTTTTGTTTTAcatacaacaataaaaaaaaaaaaaattataaatttttctataaCTATAATTTATGCATCCAGcttgattaatttttgttgaATCTCATTCTTTATAATAGGATTCCTAGAACCATTGGGGTCTCCATACCAATGAAAGCTACTTTCTTCATCACATATATAATGGTTGATGGGTGGGCTGGCATTGCTAGCGAGATTCTTCGATTGAAGCCATTGGTAATATATCATCTAAAGAACATGTTTCTGGTGAAAACTGAAAGGGACAGAGTAAAGGCAATGAGGCCTGGGAGTGTTGATTTCCCAGAGACTCTCCCAAGTCTCCAATTGTATTTCCTGTTGGGGCTTGTGTATGCCGTAGTTACTCCAATCCTTCTTCCTTTCATACTAGTCTTCTTCGCCTTGGCCTACTTAGTTTACCGCCACCAGGTCAGTTTATTCACATAGCTTTATTTTGCTTTATAGAGGCATTAGGAATGATTAGAATTTAGGAATTACATTGCAGGATTTGtaagaacaattaagaaacATGTAATATTGAATATGTGCTAGATGAAAGAGTTTAATATAAAGAAAAGCACATGTAAGTCAAATTTGATAGTAGTTAAATATTTATTCACTGAGCACAATATTGGAAAATgatacaaattatttatttttccttaagtTTAGCATATATCTTCATCAAAATTGTATAGGTATTTGATTAGATATATTGATaacaaaaaatactaatatttgTAGGGcttctcctttttatttatttattatttttttggtgtttttgtggggggggggggggttaggGTTGTTTGAGGGTAGATATGAACTTGTTTCTATGATCAtatatttgaattatatttttttgtggtttgttatttttcaaattcttcttGTAATGTTAGACCCCGTTTGATTTCACAGATAATCAATGTATACAATCAACAATATGAGAGTGTTGCTGCGTTCTGGCCACATGTCCACAGCCGCATAATAGCAAGCTTGTTGATATCCCAACTTCTTTTGCTGGGACTGCTTAGTACAAAAAAAGCTGCCAATTCCACTCCTTTGCTTGTTATTTTGCCCATATTGACATTGTCATTCCATAAATATTGCAAACATCGCTTTGAGCCTGCATTTAGGAAATACCCACTTGAGGTAAGCTCCAAACAATGCCAACAATTAACTGATAATTCTTTTCTACTTATGCTTTAGTAATATATTCAACATAAATAGCTAATCTATTCAAATGATAAACTTTTGCAGATGAAATTGCATTAATAATacatataataaaatgaaaactagaccaaaaaaaaagaggacataATAATTAAGGAGGTTACAGAGACTATGACTttggatagaatagaatggagaAAAAGAATACACGTGGCCAACCCTGACTAATTTTGTTGAGAATCCATAGCCGACCCCAAAAATTTgagactaaggctttgttgttgtataataaaatgaaaattaactACCCTTTTGTTTAAAACGTGTCATTAGGCTTGATGATAAAGTCTAGCGATTGTTGTACTCATAGTTCAGTTCAAGTCTCTCAAAGacatttcaaatttaaatcatCCTCACTGTTTTTAGCCCCTCCCCTGACTAGCTACCTGTAAAAAGAAGGGAACATTTTGAGAAAACAACTTTCCCTCTAGTTACATGGTTTTATAAGTGAACCGGGCCAACCACTTTTAACATAATTTCCACACATGTTGCTTTGTTCCTTATTTAAGGCAGAATGCCttcacttttaaaataaaattttgatccTTAAACGTTTGATTTCTTTTGCAAACTGGTTTCTCCAACCTTATACCTTTGACAGAGTTCATGTAAGTTTGACTGTTGCATCCAAAcagttaaattattttttatcaaagcAGCCTGAATGTATGAATTTTATGTT
This region includes:
- the LOC126708624 gene encoding CSC1-like protein At1g32090 isoform X1, with the protein product MATLADIGVSAFINIVTAFTFLLAFALLRIQPINDRVYFPKWYISGGRSSPRRHRNFVAKFVNLNIKTYLTFLNWMPQAMRMTETEIINHAGLDSAVFLRIYTLGLKIFVPMTVLALLILIPVNISSGTLSFLKKELVTSDIDKLSISNVRPESIRFFFHIGLQYLFTIWTCFMLYKEYDYVASMRLHFLASQRRRVEQFTVVVRNVPYVPGHSVSDTIDHFFQTNHPNDYLCHQAVYNANKYAKLVRKRERLQNWLDYNQLKFERHPEKRPTKKTGFLGLWGGRVDSIEYYKQHIKQLDKTLTLEREKIVKDPKAILPVAFVSFNSRWGAAVCAQTQQSKNPTLWLTNWAPEPRDVYWRNLAIPFVSLSIRKLLISLTVFALVFFYMIPIAFVQSLANLEGLERVAPFLRPVIELKFIKSFLQGFLPGLALKIFLYILPTVLMIMSKIEGHIAMSTLERRASAKYYYFMLVNVFLGSIVTGTAFEQLHAFLHQSPTQIPRTIGVSIPMKATFFITYIMVDGWAGIASEILRLKPLVIYHLKNMFLVKTERDRVKAMRPGSVDFPETLPSLQLYFLLGLVYAVVTPILLPFILVFFALAYLVYRHQIINVYNQQYESVAAFWPHVHSRIIASLLISQLLLLGLLSTKKAANSTPLLVILPILTLSFHKYCKHRFEPAFRKYPLEEAMAKDILERTTEPNLNLKACLADAYLHPIFHSFEEEEELVEVRVDKHQTHGVAPSAGEISSPSPPHDVHHSPSPPHYVNYPSSPPQFVYHPSSPPQYVYHPSSPPRYDYRYEVEP
- the LOC126708624 gene encoding CSC1-like protein At1g32090 isoform X2, whose protein sequence is MTVLALLILIPVNISSGTLSFLKKELVTSDIDKLSISNVRPESIRFFFHIGLQYLFTIWTCFMLYKEYDYVASMRLHFLASQRRRVEQFTVVVRNVPYVPGHSVSDTIDHFFQTNHPNDYLCHQAVYNANKYAKLVRKRERLQNWLDYNQLKFERHPEKRPTKKTGFLGLWGGRVDSIEYYKQHIKQLDKTLTLEREKIVKDPKAILPVAFVSFNSRWGAAVCAQTQQSKNPTLWLTNWAPEPRDVYWRNLAIPFVSLSIRKLLISLTVFALVFFYMIPIAFVQSLANLEGLERVAPFLRPVIELKFIKSFLQGFLPGLALKIFLYILPTVLMIMSKIEGHIAMSTLERRASAKYYYFMLVNVFLGSIVTGTAFEQLHAFLHQSPTQIPRTIGVSIPMKATFFITYIMVDGWAGIASEILRLKPLVIYHLKNMFLVKTERDRVKAMRPGSVDFPETLPSLQLYFLLGLVYAVVTPILLPFILVFFALAYLVYRHQIINVYNQQYESVAAFWPHVHSRIIASLLISQLLLLGLLSTKKAANSTPLLVILPILTLSFHKYCKHRFEPAFRKYPLEEAMAKDILERTTEPNLNLKACLADAYLHPIFHSFEEEEELVEVRVDKHQTHGVAPSAGEISSPSPPHDVHHSPSPPHYVNYPSSPPQFVYHPSSPPQYVYHPSSPPRYDYRYEVEP